A genomic region of Catalinimonas niigatensis contains the following coding sequences:
- a CDS encoding nuclear transport factor 2 family protein, with the protein MNPSNFNNSRTTILLISCVGLLLSCTNKSQSTEDQEDLLWKLEEEYIEAHKEADHSSILSMWDENFLGWPSRLESSMRKNSGSEYLEKQEIYIEDNIALLHYRLFLFERSTRLTHTWIKRKDKWYILGGMDWNE; encoded by the coding sequence ATGAATCCATCTAATTTTAATAATTCAAGGACTACTATCTTATTAATTTCATGCGTGGGATTATTGTTATCGTGCACTAACAAGAGTCAATCTACAGAAGACCAAGAGGATTTATTATGGAAATTGGAAGAAGAATATATAGAGGCACATAAAGAGGCAGACCACTCCTCCATTTTATCAATGTGGGATGAAAATTTTCTTGGCTGGCCCAGTCGTTTGGAGAGCTCTATGAGAAAGAATTCCGGTTCAGAGTACTTAGAAAAACAGGAAATTTACATTGAAGATAATATTGCACTTCTGCATTATCGTCTTTTTCTTTTTGAAAGAAGTACCAGATTAACCCACACTTGGATCAAACGAAAAGATAAGTGGTATATACTTGGAGGGATGGATTGGAATGAATAA
- a CDS encoding PepSY-associated TM helix domain-containing protein → MTFKKLVTKLHLIIGLGIGLLFFIIALSGAIYTWAPEIARITYQQSIDSQNLPFVPISVLKATIDREFPEGDFRTAFYRDKNTTAEVLLYAPGTYYIAQMNPYTGELIHLQDMNQGWLNYIKFIHRNLMLGDIGREIVHWITLLALPMLITGLILWWPAKRKGSKRLFKIKWNASPKRLNYDLHNVLGFYATWILILTILTGLFWGFEWVREALKSSTGENEIVYETPKSEVSSNETETDQFVLMDSLMQLYQKRFPDKNISVSNPHQKDEPIRVVIIDRNMMVYNVDHYYYDRYSGKQIMGDFQNGLYSQSSTFTTLNNLVYDIHLGTIFGFTGKVLVCLASLIAASLPITGFLIWWGKQKKKYT, encoded by the coding sequence ATGACATTTAAAAAATTGGTAACCAAGCTACATCTCATTATTGGACTAGGTATAGGACTTCTTTTTTTTATCATAGCTTTATCTGGTGCTATATACACCTGGGCTCCTGAGATCGCCCGTATCACTTATCAACAAAGTATTGATAGTCAGAACTTACCCTTTGTGCCCATATCTGTACTCAAGGCTACCATAGACAGAGAGTTTCCTGAAGGTGATTTTCGTACCGCTTTTTACCGTGACAAAAACACAACGGCGGAAGTATTGCTATACGCTCCCGGCACTTATTATATCGCTCAGATGAATCCTTATACCGGTGAGTTAATACACTTGCAGGATATGAATCAAGGCTGGCTCAATTACATCAAGTTCATTCATAGAAACCTGATGCTGGGTGACATCGGGCGGGAAATTGTACACTGGATAACCTTACTTGCCCTGCCTATGCTCATCACTGGCCTTATCCTTTGGTGGCCAGCGAAACGTAAAGGCAGTAAAAGACTATTTAAAATCAAATGGAATGCCTCACCCAAGCGACTCAATTATGATCTGCATAATGTATTGGGCTTTTATGCGACATGGATACTGATTCTTACCATTCTCACCGGATTGTTCTGGGGATTTGAGTGGGTTAGAGAAGCGCTGAAGAGCAGTACAGGTGAAAATGAAATAGTGTATGAAACCCCCAAATCTGAAGTCAGTAGTAATGAAACAGAAACAGATCAGTTTGTGCTCATGGACAGCTTAATGCAGCTTTACCAAAAGCGTTTTCCTGACAAGAATATCAGTGTAAGTAACCCTCATCAGAAAGATGAACCCATTCGTGTAGTAATCATTGATCGGAATATGATGGTGTATAATGTTGATCATTATTATTATGACCGTTACAGCGGAAAACAGATTATGGGAGACTTCCAAAATGGTCTATACTCACAGAGTAGTACCTTCACCACCTTAAATAACCTGGTGTATGATATCCATCTGGGCACCATATTTGGATTCACAGGAAAAGTGTTGGTATGCCTTGCTTCACTGATTGCTGCCTCGTTACCCATCACCGGATTTTTGATTTGGTGGGGCAAACAGAAGAAGAAATATACATAA
- a CDS encoding STAS domain-containing protein, whose amino-acid sequence MSNNPTPKLLSKRKKDVLQNWIDNQVEDPALREDLMSNEEIRYQSEELLDAFLKAIKTENYEDISRQEYNPIIEILSGISLSRAHGGFTPRETAIYVLSLKKAIIHVLLEELKDDPGALVNEILKISNLLDSLSIVTFETYLKGREEVILRQSNEMNEISTPVIRVWEGVLALPIIGTLDSERTQIVMESLLQEIVDTESNIAILDISGVPAVDTLVAQHLIKTVNATRLMGAECIISGIKPEIAQTIVHLGINLEGVQTKASLAAALKYAFNKMNMVVVKRKVG is encoded by the coding sequence ATGTCCAATAACCCTACTCCAAAATTGCTTAGCAAAAGGAAAAAAGATGTTTTACAGAACTGGATAGACAATCAGGTTGAAGATCCTGCACTACGGGAAGATTTAATGTCCAATGAAGAAATACGTTACCAGTCAGAGGAATTGCTTGATGCTTTTTTAAAAGCCATTAAAACAGAAAATTATGAAGATATATCTCGGCAGGAATACAACCCCATCATTGAAATACTGAGTGGAATATCCTTATCAAGGGCTCACGGTGGTTTTACGCCTCGCGAAACAGCCATTTATGTATTGAGTTTGAAAAAAGCCATCATTCATGTGCTGCTGGAAGAACTGAAAGATGATCCTGGTGCACTGGTCAATGAGATTTTGAAGATTTCCAATCTTCTGGACAGTTTGAGCATCGTGACTTTTGAAACTTATCTTAAAGGAAGAGAAGAGGTAATTCTGCGGCAGAGCAATGAAATGAACGAAATTTCTACCCCTGTCATCAGGGTGTGGGAAGGAGTACTTGCCTTGCCAATTATCGGCACATTGGACAGTGAAAGAACACAGATCGTAATGGAAAGCCTGCTACAGGAGATTGTGGATACAGAAAGTAATATCGCTATTTTAGATATTTCCGGAGTACCCGCTGTTGATACCCTTGTAGCGCAGCATTTGATCAAAACTGTCAATGCCACCCGATTGATGGGGGCAGAGTGCATCATCAGTGGTATTAAACCTGAGATAGCCCAGACCATTGTTCATTTGGGCATTAACCTGGAAGGCGTACAAACAAAAGCTTCTCTTGCAGCAGCCTTGAAATATGCCTTTAATAAAATGAACATGGTGGTGGTAAAAAGAAAAGTAGGTTAA
- a CDS encoding STAS domain-containing protein: protein MDRIPILKMGHFLLVTIQVDMYDRLALNLENDLIQMVEKHESKGVLIDISAVSIVDSFMGRIIGNIASMSKILDAETVVVGMQPAVAITLVELGLPLTGVHTALNVEKGMFLLQKKIKEDIFEIDEPDAGWENDDQPE from the coding sequence ATGGATAGAATTCCTATATTAAAAATGGGGCATTTCCTGTTGGTGACAATACAGGTAGATATGTACGACAGACTGGCTCTTAACCTTGAAAATGATCTGATTCAAATGGTTGAAAAACACGAATCAAAAGGCGTGCTTATAGATATCTCAGCTGTTTCTATTGTAGATTCCTTTATGGGTCGCATCATTGGCAACATTGCCAGCATGTCTAAAATCCTTGATGCAGAAACTGTAGTAGTGGGCATGCAGCCTGCGGTAGCCATTACCCTCGTAGAGTTAGGATTGCCCCTTACAGGCGTACATACTGCATTGAATGTAGAAAAAGGGATGTTCCTGCTTCAGAAAAAAATAAAAGAAGATATTTTTGAGATAGATGAGCCAGATGCTGGTTGGGAAAATGATGACCAGCCTGAATAA
- a CDS encoding anti-sigma regulatory factor, translated as MSQMLVGKMMTSLNKDIIKISTEQDMVLIRHRVRDYAQKIGMSVLDQTKLITACSELARNILVYAGNGKATIEVISERLQTGIKVVFEDKGPGIADIQKAMQDGFSTGKSLGLGLPGAKRLVNYFDIQSKVGHGTTVTIIRWKR; from the coding sequence ATGAGCCAGATGCTGGTTGGGAAAATGATGACCAGCCTGAATAAAGATATTATTAAGATTTCCACTGAACAGGATATGGTGTTGATTAGACATCGGGTGCGGGACTATGCCCAAAAAATAGGGATGAGCGTTTTGGACCAAACCAAGCTGATCACCGCATGCAGTGAACTTGCCAGGAATATACTGGTCTATGCAGGTAATGGAAAAGCCACAATAGAGGTCATATCTGAGCGACTTCAGACAGGAATAAAGGTTGTTTTTGAAGACAAGGGGCCTGGCATAGCAGATATACAGAAAGCCATGCAAGATGGCTTTTCAACCGGTAAAAGTTTGGGCTTAGGCTTACCCGGAGCAAAACGCCTGGTAAATTATTTTGATATTCAATCAAAAGTGGGACATGGAACAACAGTTACCATCATTCGATGGAAGAGGTAG
- a CDS encoding ATP-binding SpoIIE family protein phosphatase, giving the protein MEQQLPSFDGRGSTSTGAYCRYRIEDRSYFSIIKKEITKEAEHLGFSSEKIGKIQIVVAELLTNLLKFGERSRELLWKSVWQKGAPGIEIMTLDKGPGIGSISQALEDGFSTSGTAGEGLGAIRRQSDFFEIYSQAGQGTVVLSRFFASEALHLKAPFHFAALSIAKPNENLCGDGYIIEYEPEHQLFNALILDGLGHGAGAYEASQAAIAAYTSLPKDSPELVLREIHQQIKKTRGAVAMALKYNFKEESLTYCGVGNISGKTTNYRTAKHLSSFNGIVGHVMSSRIHDQEIPWERGSLLFIHSDGLISRWDLAKYTQIQKYDPAILAACLYRDYKRGNDDTMIVICKHPSIDGKGTKADY; this is encoded by the coding sequence ATGGAACAACAGTTACCATCATTCGATGGAAGAGGTAGTACAAGTACAGGAGCTTACTGTAGATACAGAATTGAAGACAGGAGCTATTTTTCTATTATCAAGAAAGAGATTACCAAAGAAGCTGAACACTTAGGCTTCTCTTCAGAAAAGATTGGTAAGATTCAAATTGTGGTTGCTGAACTCTTAACTAATTTGTTAAAATTTGGAGAACGAAGCAGAGAGTTGCTTTGGAAAAGTGTCTGGCAAAAAGGAGCACCCGGTATAGAAATAATGACGCTGGATAAAGGTCCAGGTATTGGAAGTATCTCTCAGGCACTGGAGGATGGCTTTTCTACCTCAGGTACCGCGGGTGAAGGTTTGGGCGCTATCCGGAGGCAGTCTGACTTTTTTGAGATCTATTCGCAAGCCGGACAGGGAACAGTAGTGCTGTCGCGCTTTTTTGCCTCGGAAGCGCTTCACCTTAAAGCGCCCTTTCATTTTGCGGCCCTTTCCATAGCCAAGCCCAATGAAAACTTATGTGGAGATGGGTATATCATTGAGTATGAACCAGAACACCAACTATTTAACGCACTGATATTGGATGGTCTTGGCCACGGTGCAGGAGCCTACGAAGCTTCTCAGGCTGCTATAGCAGCATACACCAGCCTGCCAAAAGATTCTCCTGAACTTGTGTTAAGAGAAATTCATCAACAGATCAAAAAAACCAGAGGGGCAGTAGCGATGGCCCTAAAGTATAATTTTAAAGAAGAAAGCCTGACGTATTGCGGAGTAGGAAACATCAGTGGAAAAACCACGAATTATCGTACAGCAAAACATCTGTCTTCTTTTAACGGCATCGTAGGACATGTGATGTCATCCCGCATTCATGATCAGGAAATACCTTGGGAAAGAGGAAGCCTGCTGTTTATTCATTCAGATGGCCTTATCTCTCGCTGGGATCTGGCAAAGTATACTCAGATACAAAAATATGACCCCGCCATACTTGCCGCCTGCCTCTACCGGGATTATAAGCGGGGAAATGATGATACAATGATTGTGATATGTAAACACCCCAGTATAGATGGAAAAGGTACAAAAGCCGATTATTGA
- a CDS encoding sensor histidine kinase gives MEKVQKPIIEVSLDRELDLVIAYKKAMRLAEISGLNFTDQTKFATAVSEISRNALAYARKGKVTFFIVKEDVGYYVQAIITDQGPGISNLGTLLQKLDSQTNRQQTGIMNCKRLSDKFDMDSGAGKGTCVKIFMRLPVGHPPINSLILSGWRNHFSQLAPISPYDELKQQNHLLLKVLEELRIKESQTKEQIKKIQSLNTELEHNYIKIKELSKDYAIQNELLLKRNKELDDFAHIVSHDLKAPILNLKGIIQLIEDGKLNDQEKMFSIFKGQLKKMENLIECILTYSRAGHEKVDKTRLDIKEFLTTMIKNLAMPDSFHVETEDELPILFTEEIFVEQVFSNLLSNAIKYNNKQEGKVKVGIERNTEDEIIYFVEDNGPGIPLNKREAVFNMFTILQKKKDVNSTGIGLAIVKKIINEKGGKIWIEDAVEWDTGSRFCFTWPVEVVH, from the coding sequence ATGGAAAAGGTACAAAAGCCGATTATTGAAGTATCACTGGACAGAGAACTGGATCTGGTGATCGCCTATAAAAAAGCCATGCGGCTGGCTGAAATCTCCGGGCTAAACTTTACTGACCAGACCAAATTCGCTACCGCGGTTTCAGAAATTTCAAGAAATGCACTCGCCTATGCCCGCAAAGGAAAAGTAACTTTTTTTATTGTTAAAGAAGACGTAGGTTACTATGTACAGGCGATCATCACTGATCAGGGACCTGGAATAAGTAACCTTGGCACTTTACTACAGAAATTAGATTCCCAAACCAATAGGCAACAAACGGGAATTATGAACTGTAAGCGGCTATCGGATAAATTTGATATGGATAGCGGTGCAGGAAAAGGTACCTGTGTTAAAATTTTCATGCGCCTTCCTGTAGGCCATCCGCCCATCAATAGCTTGATTCTTTCCGGTTGGCGCAATCATTTTAGTCAGTTGGCCCCTATCTCTCCCTATGACGAACTAAAACAGCAAAATCACCTACTGTTAAAGGTTTTAGAGGAGTTAAGGATTAAAGAGTCACAAACCAAAGAACAGATTAAGAAAATTCAATCTCTCAATACTGAACTCGAGCATAATTATATAAAAATAAAGGAACTTTCTAAAGATTATGCTATACAAAATGAGCTTCTACTCAAAAGAAACAAAGAGTTGGATGATTTTGCCCATATTGTCTCTCATGACCTGAAAGCTCCTATTTTAAATCTTAAAGGGATAATACAACTCATTGAGGATGGAAAATTGAATGATCAGGAAAAAATGTTTTCTATCTTCAAAGGACAGTTAAAGAAGATGGAAAATCTTATAGAATGTATATTAACCTATAGTAGGGCAGGACATGAAAAAGTAGATAAAACAAGACTTGATATAAAGGAGTTTTTAACTACTATGATTAAAAACCTGGCAATGCCAGATAGTTTTCATGTTGAAACTGAAGATGAACTGCCCATACTTTTTACAGAGGAGATCTTTGTAGAGCAGGTATTCAGTAATCTATTGTCCAATGCCATCAAATACAATAACAAGCAGGAAGGAAAAGTGAAGGTTGGCATAGAAAGAAACACAGAAGATGAAATCATCTATTTCGTAGAGGATAACGGACCAGGAATTCCTCTGAATAAACGTGAAGCTGTATTCAATATGTTTACTATACTGCAAAAGAAGAAAGATGTGAATAGTACTGGTATTGGTTTAGCGATTGTAAAGAAAATCATCAATGAAAAAGGTGGAAAAATATGGATAGAGGATGCTGTTGAATGGGATACAGGTTCAAGGTTCTGTTTTACCTGGCCAGTAGAAGTGGTACACTAA
- a CDS encoding response regulator — protein MDDDPITNFVHEQLITELKLAHQEEISTESEKALSLIEQEVSQGKGPDLILLNLNIPHLDRFDFTEAFQQLDAGKATRYRIIVLTSSKHSNDLQRLATLGIEEALNKPLTKKMLSIV, from the coding sequence ATAGATGATGATCCCATTACTAACTTTGTTCATGAGCAACTTATCACTGAGTTGAAACTGGCACATCAGGAGGAGATATCCACAGAGTCAGAAAAAGCACTATCTCTTATTGAGCAAGAAGTTTCTCAAGGTAAAGGTCCGGATTTGATCTTACTGAACTTGAACATACCTCATTTGGATAGATTTGATTTTACAGAAGCATTTCAGCAGTTGGATGCTGGTAAAGCTACTAGATACAGAATAATTGTTCTCACCTCATCAAAACATAGCAATGATCTACAAAGATTGGCAACCTTAGGTATTGAAGAAGCACTCAATAAACCTTTGACCAAAAAAATGTTAAGCATTGTCTAG
- a CDS encoding PadR family transcriptional regulator produces the protein MKQYQLGEFEEIVILTIGILYKEAYGVSIKKEIESRLSRNVSMGALHTALVRLEDKGYIKSFAGEATEERAGRPRKYFQITALGKKAMAYSKETRDALWQSIPKIVLDPKGTI, from the coding sequence ATGAAACAATACCAGTTGGGTGAGTTTGAAGAGATCGTTATCCTTACCATTGGCATCTTGTATAAAGAAGCCTACGGAGTATCCATCAAAAAGGAGATAGAATCCCGGCTTTCGCGTAACGTGAGCATGGGTGCTTTGCACACTGCCTTGGTGAGGCTGGAGGACAAAGGATATATTAAATCTTTTGCCGGAGAAGCCACAGAAGAAAGGGCTGGTCGCCCCAGAAAATACTTTCAAATCACAGCGCTGGGAAAAAAGGCTATGGCCTACTCCAAAGAAACCCGGGATGCCTTGTGGCAATCCATACCTAAGATAGTACTTGATCCTAAAGGCACAATTTGA
- a CDS encoding ABC transporter permease, which translates to MKHSPPKLFLRLFRWYCHPKLVDFIEGDLIEEYQERVRNSGKRKANRKFIIDILLLFRPGIIRPIELYKNLNTTDMYKSYFKLAWRQLFKQQGYSFINVSGLALGMTVALLIGLWVFDELSFNTYHQNYEDIAQVWGGGINPETQAVEGLFALQYPVGEILKDNYLQYFKHVTKVFSIDCTVSFEDKKFKRSGLFVQEEALEMLSLKMLKGSYQSLHDPYSIILSASTAKAIFGDEDPINQSLSIDNTVEVTVTGVYEDLPRNSSFNDTQLFLPWSLIPAYREWMKGKETDWDNRLVAIYVQLQPNTTMEAANAAIHDLYNENVPDDFFATIEKYRPFVQLIPMSTWHLYAEFENGKPTSGRITYVWLFSIVGAFVLLLACINFINLSTARSEKRAREVGVRKAIGSAKRQLIAQFLSESFLTVLLAFILSVLLLVLLQSPFNELADKDISLPFYNPIFWGMALAFILLTALLAGLYPAFYLSSFQPVKVLKGALRTGRTAALPRKVLVIVQFTVSIVLIMGTLIVYQQIQHARNRPIGYDRESLITLEMSDPNYQGKQEVIRTELLNTGVVSEVATSSSSLTDVGNVTGGYTWQGKDPNLDVSFVRSHISPDFGETVGWEVVAGRDFSRDFATDTTEAIIINQAAATIMGSQNPIGQTITDVDEFDSPKWTKTIIGVVQDIITASPYEPVSPAIYFYDEDASKLLHIKISPEVSAHTALPKIEATLEEIVPTALFDYTFVDEAYGQKFSQEERIGKLAGIFAGLAIFISCLGLYGLASYVAEQRTKEIGIRKVVGASVFHLWKMLSTDFVVLVVISCGVAIPIAYYFLTAWLQQYEYHTNISWWLWGITCLTALLITLLTVSYQTLKTATMNPVKSLRWE; encoded by the coding sequence ATGAAGCACTCACCGCCCAAGTTGTTCCTCCGCCTCTTCCGCTGGTATTGCCACCCCAAGCTGGTAGATTTTATTGAAGGTGACCTGATTGAAGAATATCAGGAGCGTGTCCGTAATTCCGGAAAACGGAAAGCCAATCGGAAATTTATCATTGACATATTATTGCTCTTCCGTCCAGGCATTATCAGGCCTATTGAATTATACAAAAATCTAAACACTACTGATATGTACAAAAGCTATTTCAAACTTGCCTGGAGACAACTTTTCAAGCAGCAAGGATACTCATTCATTAATGTTAGTGGCCTTGCATTAGGCATGACCGTGGCCCTGCTGATTGGCTTATGGGTATTTGATGAATTGTCGTTCAATACATACCACCAAAATTATGAGGACATCGCGCAGGTATGGGGTGGTGGCATTAATCCTGAAACCCAAGCTGTTGAGGGCTTATTCGCTCTACAGTATCCTGTCGGGGAAATACTCAAGGACAACTACCTGCAATACTTTAAGCATGTAACGAAGGTCTTCAGTATCGATTGTACAGTTTCCTTTGAGGACAAAAAATTCAAAAGAAGTGGACTGTTTGTCCAAGAAGAGGCTCTGGAGATGCTTTCGTTAAAAATGTTGAAAGGGTCCTACCAAAGTCTGCATGATCCCTATTCTATTATTCTTTCAGCCTCCACGGCCAAAGCAATTTTTGGGGATGAAGACCCCATCAATCAAAGCTTAAGTATTGATAATACTGTGGAAGTGACTGTTACAGGTGTGTATGAAGACCTTCCACGTAATAGTAGTTTTAACGATACTCAGCTTTTCCTACCCTGGTCGTTGATACCCGCATACCGGGAGTGGATGAAAGGCAAGGAAACTGATTGGGACAACCGGCTTGTGGCTATTTATGTACAACTTCAGCCCAACACGACTATGGAAGCAGCCAATGCAGCTATTCATGACCTGTATAACGAAAATGTGCCGGACGATTTTTTTGCCACGATTGAAAAATACCGACCCTTTGTCCAACTCATCCCCATGAGCACCTGGCACCTGTATGCTGAATTTGAAAATGGGAAACCTACAAGTGGACGTATTACCTATGTTTGGCTCTTCAGCATAGTAGGTGCTTTTGTATTGCTGCTGGCCTGCATTAATTTCATCAACTTAAGTACGGCCCGCTCAGAAAAAAGAGCCAGAGAGGTAGGTGTCCGCAAAGCCATAGGTTCGGCCAAAAGACAATTGATTGCGCAGTTTTTAAGTGAATCATTCCTGACAGTATTACTGGCTTTCATCTTGTCTGTTTTGCTGCTGGTATTATTACAAAGCCCATTTAACGAACTGGCAGACAAAGACATCTCGTTGCCCTTCTACAACCCGATTTTCTGGGGCATGGCCCTGGCTTTTATCCTATTAACTGCTTTGCTGGCCGGACTGTATCCTGCTTTTTATTTATCTTCTTTTCAGCCTGTGAAGGTATTGAAGGGAGCTTTGAGGACAGGACGTACGGCAGCTTTGCCACGCAAAGTGCTGGTGATTGTTCAGTTTACCGTCTCCATAGTCTTGATTATGGGAACCCTGATTGTTTATCAGCAAATCCAACATGCACGCAACCGGCCCATTGGCTATGACAGGGAAAGTTTAATCACCTTGGAAATGAGTGATCCGAATTACCAAGGCAAACAGGAGGTAATTAGAACCGAACTGCTCAACACAGGCGTGGTGTCTGAAGTGGCTACTTCTTCCAGTTCACTAACAGACGTAGGGAATGTAACAGGTGGCTATACCTGGCAAGGGAAAGATCCAAACCTAGATGTGAGTTTTGTAAGAAGTCACATTTCACCAGACTTTGGCGAAACTGTAGGATGGGAGGTTGTAGCCGGACGTGATTTTTCCAGAGATTTCGCCACGGATACTACAGAAGCCATTATTATCAACCAAGCAGCCGCAACCATAATGGGCTCACAAAATCCAATCGGTCAAACCATTACGGATGTGGATGAATTTGATAGTCCTAAATGGACGAAAACAATCATAGGCGTTGTCCAAGATATCATAACAGCATCCCCTTATGAGCCAGTAAGTCCGGCTATTTACTTCTACGATGAAGATGCATCAAAGCTGCTACATATTAAAATAAGTCCGGAAGTGAGCGCTCATACCGCCTTACCAAAAATAGAGGCTACACTGGAAGAAATTGTGCCAACTGCACTCTTTGACTATACTTTTGTGGATGAGGCATATGGACAAAAATTCAGTCAGGAAGAAAGAATTGGGAAGCTGGCTGGTATCTTTGCCGGACTGGCCATCTTCATTTCCTGTCTAGGGTTATATGGACTGGCCTCTTACGTAGCCGAGCAACGCACCAAAGAGATCGGCATCCGCAAAGTAGTGGGAGCCTCCGTATTTCACCTTTGGAAGATGCTATCCACTGATTTTGTGGTGCTGGTGGTTATTTCCTGCGGTGTCGCCATTCCGATTGCCTATTACTTCTTAACGGCTTGGCTACAACAATATGAATATCATACCAACATCTCCTGGTGGCTTTGGGGAATCACTTGTCTGACAGCCCTGCTCATTACGCTGCTGACGGTAAGTTATCAGACTTTGAAAACCGCCACCATGAACCCGGTGAAAAGTTTACGGTGGGAGTAA
- a CDS encoding phenylacetate--CoA ligase family protein: MKNLLWQFLDMQLRYSPLFYKRLKAIQELEKTTPSELAFLQEKKLLQLLQKTYRYSSFYSKHWINIDKIKSIDDLQYLPCITKNEVAEHREHIFTGSRFNKMKASTSGTSGFTVRVYRDYQSVVEEGAYQWAHRIKFGHYPGMKTVVIRANLSIKDKELYNPFTKTLYLSSYYLSLKNAEWYYQSIKNFAPNAIFAYPSSLESLANFFMVLNKKLHVPLMFTSSETLYSYQREKIEKVFESQIIDWYGNAERTIALKEQEDGLYDQMPLYSVNEFKEDRIVTTSLINSSFPLIRYKVEDTVLLHEESYQFSFEKRIKEIQGRSDDVLLLPDGTRIGLICGAFDGIDHVLLSQIVQEDPNTFYVNMVVTPAYSKKDETLLKEQLQAFIGTHVPYTIRYVHENEIIKSKSGKFRLIVNKMENKREKQFSQS, encoded by the coding sequence ATGAAAAATCTTCTATGGCAATTTTTAGATATGCAATTAAGGTATAGTCCTCTTTTTTACAAGAGATTGAAAGCTATACAGGAGCTGGAAAAAACGACTCCGTCGGAACTAGCCTTTCTTCAGGAAAAAAAACTGTTGCAATTATTACAAAAGACTTACAGATATTCCTCTTTTTATAGTAAGCATTGGATAAATATTGATAAGATTAAGTCTATAGATGATTTACAGTACCTTCCTTGCATTACCAAGAATGAAGTCGCTGAGCACCGTGAACATATTTTTACAGGAAGTAGATTTAATAAAATGAAAGCCAGCACCAGTGGTACGTCTGGATTTACAGTGCGTGTATATAGAGATTATCAATCGGTAGTGGAAGAAGGAGCTTATCAGTGGGCCCACAGAATAAAATTTGGCCATTATCCGGGAATGAAAACTGTTGTAATTAGAGCTAACCTTAGTATAAAGGATAAAGAACTTTATAATCCTTTTACCAAGACGCTGTATCTGTCAAGTTACTATCTAAGTCTCAAAAATGCTGAGTGGTATTATCAAAGCATTAAAAACTTTGCTCCAAACGCCATCTTTGCTTATCCCAGTTCCCTAGAGTCACTGGCTAACTTTTTTATGGTACTTAATAAGAAATTGCATGTTCCGCTAATGTTCACTTCTTCAGAAACCTTATACAGCTATCAGCGAGAGAAGATAGAGAAGGTATTTGAGAGCCAAATCATAGACTGGTATGGAAACGCAGAAAGAACCATTGCGTTGAAAGAACAGGAGGATGGCTTATATGATCAGATGCCTTTGTATTCTGTCAATGAATTTAAAGAGGATCGCATTGTTACTACCAGTTTGATCAATAGTAGCTTTCCTTTGATTAGGTACAAAGTGGAGGATACAGTATTGTTACATGAAGAATCCTACCAGTTTAGCTTTGAAAAAAGGATCAAAGAGATTCAGGGAAGAAGTGATGACGTATTATTACTTCCGGACGGAACCAGAATTGGATTGATTTGTGGAGCCTTTGATGGTATTGATCATGTTTTATTAAGTCAGATAGTACAAGAAGATCCGAATACCTTTTATGTGAATATGGTGGTAACTCCTGCTTACAGTAAAAAGGATGAAACATTGCTAAAAGAACAATTGCAAGCATTCATTGGCACTCATGTTCCTTATACCATCAGGTATGTTCATGAAAATGAAATTATCAAATCAAAATCCGGAAAGTTTAGATTGATTGTCAATAAGATGGAAAACAAGCGTGAAAAACAATTTTCGCAGTCATGA